The Urbifossiella limnaea genome has a window encoding:
- a CDS encoding serine/threonine-protein kinase translates to MNPPLDPQPNPADDPDRTTDLPAAPDTPRAADTPRDPAPADDPLGTGAHVPSGDTDPLATGAYRDTDPASPGVPGAPAVPGYVILGELGKGGMGVVYKARQTGLNRVVALKMILAGPHAAPAAVARFLSEARAVARFQHPNVVQIFDVGEAAGLPYFALEFVDGPTLAKQIGRAPTPPAYAAAVAEELARAVAYAHAQGVVHRDLKPANVLLAPDGTAKVTDFGLAKYDDDSGQTQTGQILGTPSYMAPEQAEGRDDVGPPADVYALGAILYDLLTGRPPFVGASAIDTISQVRTREPVPPRQLAAGVPRDLETVCLKCLQKDPARRYASAAAVADDLRRFRAGEPIVARPVSAAEKAWRWARRNPVGALAAALAAVVFFGGPVVAWQMYQLAGSERTARTQAEQDRDAKEKARAAEEVAKVEAVRNATAAYNQQNHALKTIRTVLLSVDDMMRDKASLAPVRLKVLDAMLKELNEVKVIAARDPFQTEDGRVLPPGRMANQNEAVGKSRIGETYLKAGKVDEAGPWLAEALKVYRVELAAVPDEPHTLRNVAALANMNSDVKLRLGDAAAARALRAESLKLRQERLKILTARSIAADKKQQDTAENVRLLAAEDVATSFRLIADVDVLLGDPAAAVEGYLAAEAAFAALPEERRRLLRVRRERAAVQDWLGDARVKTGDPAAAEACYRAALAEREELARVTNHPVAGPVARADAALSRMTLGDFFLTVRNQRGAAAAEYAAAHREFAALNKLDPDSLPVRRGLGHTHYRLGGTATDPTEAKAHFADALKVREVLGKIDPKDTQAQFELLTALGRVGRAADAEKLADRLKALAPRDPRVLFQVACGLSVAAGGTTGADAARLRDKTLDALDRLAAAGWRDGHALDTDPDLAAVRADPRFAAVRAKVPAPKR, encoded by the coding sequence CGCCCACGTCCCGTCCGGCGACACCGACCCGCTCGCCACCGGCGCGTACCGCGACACCGACCCGGCCTCGCCCGGCGTGCCCGGCGCGCCGGCGGTGCCGGGGTACGTCATCCTCGGCGAGCTCGGCAAGGGCGGCATGGGCGTGGTGTACAAGGCCCGGCAGACGGGGCTGAACCGCGTCGTCGCGCTGAAGATGATCCTGGCCGGCCCGCACGCCGCGCCCGCGGCGGTGGCCCGGTTCCTGTCCGAGGCCCGCGCCGTCGCGCGGTTCCAGCACCCGAACGTGGTGCAGATCTTCGACGTCGGCGAGGCCGCGGGGCTGCCGTACTTCGCGCTCGAGTTCGTGGACGGGCCGACGCTCGCGAAGCAGATCGGCCGCGCCCCCACGCCGCCGGCCTACGCCGCCGCCGTGGCCGAGGAGCTGGCCCGCGCCGTCGCCTACGCCCACGCGCAGGGGGTGGTCCACCGCGACCTGAAGCCGGCGAACGTGCTCCTCGCCCCGGACGGCACCGCGAAGGTCACCGACTTCGGCCTCGCCAAGTACGACGACGACAGCGGGCAGACGCAGACCGGCCAGATCCTCGGCACCCCGAGCTACATGGCCCCCGAGCAGGCCGAGGGCCGCGACGACGTGGGGCCGCCGGCCGACGTGTACGCGCTCGGCGCGATCCTGTACGACCTGCTCACCGGCCGGCCGCCGTTCGTCGGGGCCAGCGCCATCGACACCATCAGCCAGGTCCGCACCCGCGAGCCGGTGCCGCCGCGGCAGCTGGCCGCCGGCGTGCCGCGCGACCTGGAGACGGTCTGCCTCAAGTGCCTCCAGAAGGACCCCGCGCGCCGCTACGCCTCGGCCGCGGCCGTGGCCGACGACCTGAGGCGGTTCCGCGCCGGCGAGCCGATCGTGGCCCGGCCGGTGTCGGCGGCGGAGAAGGCGTGGCGGTGGGCGCGGCGGAACCCGGTCGGGGCGCTGGCCGCGGCGCTGGCGGCGGTCGTGTTCTTCGGCGGGCCGGTCGTGGCGTGGCAGATGTACCAGCTCGCCGGCAGCGAGCGCACCGCCCGTACCCAGGCCGAGCAGGACCGCGACGCCAAGGAGAAGGCCCGCGCCGCCGAGGAGGTGGCGAAGGTGGAGGCGGTGCGGAACGCGACCGCCGCGTACAACCAGCAGAACCACGCCCTCAAGACGATCCGCACCGTGCTCCTGTCGGTCGACGACATGATGCGCGACAAGGCGAGCCTGGCCCCGGTGCGGCTGAAGGTCCTCGACGCGATGCTCAAGGAGCTGAACGAGGTGAAGGTGATCGCGGCCCGCGACCCGTTCCAGACGGAGGACGGCCGCGTGCTGCCGCCGGGGCGGATGGCCAACCAGAACGAGGCCGTCGGCAAGAGCCGCATCGGCGAGACGTACCTCAAGGCCGGCAAGGTGGACGAGGCCGGGCCGTGGCTGGCCGAGGCGCTGAAGGTCTACCGCGTCGAGCTGGCCGCCGTGCCGGACGAGCCGCACACGCTGCGGAACGTCGCGGCGCTGGCCAACATGAACTCGGACGTCAAGCTCCGCCTCGGCGACGCCGCCGCGGCCCGGGCGCTGCGCGCCGAGTCGCTGAAGCTGCGGCAGGAGCGGCTCAAGATCCTCACCGCGCGGTCGATCGCGGCGGACAAGAAGCAACAGGACACGGCCGAGAACGTGCGCCTCCTCGCCGCCGAGGACGTGGCCACCTCGTTCCGCCTCATCGCCGACGTGGACGTGCTCCTCGGCGACCCCGCGGCCGCGGTCGAGGGGTACCTCGCCGCCGAGGCCGCGTTCGCCGCGCTGCCGGAGGAGCGCCGCCGGCTGCTGCGCGTCCGCCGCGAGCGCGCCGCCGTACAGGACTGGCTCGGCGACGCGCGCGTGAAGACCGGCGACCCGGCCGCCGCGGAGGCGTGCTACCGCGCCGCCCTCGCCGAGCGCGAGGAGCTGGCCCGCGTCACGAACCACCCCGTGGCCGGGCCCGTGGCCCGCGCCGACGCCGCGCTGTCGCGGATGACGCTCGGCGACTTCTTCCTCACCGTCCGCAACCAGCGCGGCGCCGCGGCCGCGGAGTACGCCGCGGCGCACCGCGAGTTCGCCGCACTGAACAAGCTCGACCCGGACAGCCTGCCGGTCCGCCGCGGCCTCGGGCACACGCACTACCGCCTCGGGGGCACCGCGACCGACCCGACGGAGGCCAAGGCGCACTTCGCCGACGCGCTCAAGGTGCGGGAGGTGCTCGGCAAGATCGACCCGAAGGACACCCAGGCGCAGTTCGAGCTGCTGACGGCGCTCGGCCGGGTGGGCCGGGCGGCGGACGCGGAGAAGCTGGCCGACCGTCTGAAGGCGCTGGCCCCGCGCGACCCGCGGGTGCTGTTCCAGGTCGCTTGCGGGCTGTCGGTCGCGGCCGGCGGCACTACCGGCGCCGACGCCGCCCGGCTCCGCGACAAGACGCTCGACGCCCTGGACAGGCTCGCCGCCGCCGGCTGGAGGGACGGCCACGCCCTCGACACCGACCCCGACCTCGCCGCCGTGCGTGCCGACCCGCGGTTCGCAGCCGTCCGCGCCAAGGTGCCCGCCCCGAAACGCTGA